One genomic region from Octopus sinensis linkage group LG13, ASM634580v1, whole genome shotgun sequence encodes:
- the LOC115218305 gene encoding trans-1,2-dihydrobenzene-1,2-diol dehydrogenase-like isoform X1, whose translation MRWGLCSAGLIATDFCNALQCLNPSEHKITAVVSKSLEKAKNFAEKFKIPNVYDSYEEFAKDPNIDLVYVSAINFYHHPLSILMLNNGKPVLCEQTCANNTQQTEEMIELAKSKKLFFMEGMWTKFFPVYKAIREIIDSGTIGKIRHLDATMFYKIMLSNGAVPEASLHRSGLIDIGVYLIWLANFIFKQKPETITATGVVTDIGVDQSANLILTYKDGAKASLSYDRTVTKKSDAYIYGTQGKIYIHSPFWSTTKIEINGEEREFPLHKSDADYNYPNSAGLAYEAEAVRQCFEKGELECPAHTHSDTLSLITIIDEARRQLKENHQKKLGGTESQ comes from the exons ATAACTGCGGTGGTATCCAAATCTTTAGAGAAGGCTAAGAACTTTGCAGAGAAGTTTAAGATACCAAATGTGTATGACAGCTACGAAGAATTTGCTAAAGATCCCAACATAg ATCTGGTGTACGTTTCAGCAATCAATTTTTACCATCATCCTCTTTCCATTCTCATGCTTAACAATGGCAAACCTGTTCTGTGTGAGCAAACTTGTGCTAATAACACTCAGCAGACAGAAGAAATGATTGAACTCGCAAagtcaaagaaattatttttcatgGAG GGTATGTGGACCAAATTCTTCCCAGTTTACAAAGCCATTAGAGAAATAATTGACTCTGGAACCATAGGAAAAATACGCCACTTAGATGCGActatgttttataaaataatgctttcaaatggTGCTGTGCCAGAGGCTTCCTTGCACAGGAGCGGTCTCATAGATATTGGTGTATACTTAATATGGCTTGCAAACTTCATATTTAAACAGAAACCTGAAACAATTACTGCTACTGGCGTGGTTACTGATATCG GTGTCGACCAATCTGCCAATCTTATTTTGACTTATAAGGATGGAGCCAAAGCTTCTTTGTCCTATGATAGGACTGTGACAAAAAAAAGTGACGCATATATTTATGGAACTCAAGGCAAAATTTAC ATACATTCACCATTTTGGAGCACTACCAAAATCGAGATaaatggagaagaaagagaatttCCACTCCATAAATCTGATGCTGATTATAATTACCCCAATAGCGCTGGATTAGCTTACGAGGCTGAAGCTGTACGCCAATGTTTCGAGAAGG gtgaaCTTGAATGCCCCGCTCACACCCATTCTGATACGCTGTCGCTCATAACAATTATTGACGAGGCTCGACGACAACTTAAAGAAAATCATCAGAAAAAATTAGGAGGGACAGAAAGCCAATAG
- the LOC115218305 gene encoding trans-1,2-dihydrobenzene-1,2-diol dehydrogenase-like isoform X2, which yields MRWGICSPGFIANDFCNALQCLNPFEHTITAVVSKSLEKAKNFAEKFKIPNVYDSYEEFAKDPNIDLVYVSAINFYHHPLSILMLNNGKPVLCEQTCANNTQQTEEMIELAKSKKLFFMEGMWTKFFPVYKAIREIIDSGTIGKIRHLDATMFYKIMLSNGAVPEASLHRSGLIDIGVYLIWLANFIFKQKPETITATGVVTDIGVDQSANLILTYKDGAKASLSYDRTVTKKSDAYIYGTQGKIYIHSPFWSTTKIEINGEEREFPLHKSDADYNYPNSAGLAYEAEAVRQCFEKGELECPAHTHSDTLSLITIIDEARRQLKENHQKKLGGTESQ from the exons ATGCGCTGGGGAATCTGTTCGCCAGGTTTTATTGCAAACGACTTCTgcaatgctttgcaatgtttgaatCCTTTCGAACACACA ATAACTGCGGTGGTATCCAAATCTTTAGAGAAGGCTAAGAACTTTGCAGAGAAGTTTAAGATACCAAATGTGTATGACAGCTACGAAGAATTTGCTAAAGATCCCAACATAg ATCTGGTGTACGTTTCAGCAATCAATTTTTACCATCATCCTCTTTCCATTCTCATGCTTAACAATGGCAAACCTGTTCTGTGTGAGCAAACTTGTGCTAATAACACTCAGCAGACAGAAGAAATGATTGAACTCGCAAagtcaaagaaattatttttcatgGAG GGTATGTGGACCAAATTCTTCCCAGTTTACAAAGCCATTAGAGAAATAATTGACTCTGGAACCATAGGAAAAATACGCCACTTAGATGCGActatgttttataaaataatgctttcaaatggTGCTGTGCCAGAGGCTTCCTTGCACAGGAGCGGTCTCATAGATATTGGTGTATACTTAATATGGCTTGCAAACTTCATATTTAAACAGAAACCTGAAACAATTACTGCTACTGGCGTGGTTACTGATATCG GTGTCGACCAATCTGCCAATCTTATTTTGACTTATAAGGATGGAGCCAAAGCTTCTTTGTCCTATGATAGGACTGTGACAAAAAAAAGTGACGCATATATTTATGGAACTCAAGGCAAAATTTAC ATACATTCACCATTTTGGAGCACTACCAAAATCGAGATaaatggagaagaaagagaatttCCACTCCATAAATCTGATGCTGATTATAATTACCCCAATAGCGCTGGATTAGCTTACGAGGCTGAAGCTGTACGCCAATGTTTCGAGAAGG gtgaaCTTGAATGCCCCGCTCACACCCATTCTGATACGCTGTCGCTCATAACAATTATTGACGAGGCTCGACGACAACTTAAAGAAAATCATCAGAAAAAATTAGGAGGGACAGAAAGCCAATAG